From the genome of Leptospira bouyouniensis:
TACTGAGCACAAAGCTGAGTAAAATTGACGTCATTCTGGAAGCTATCCAGAACAAATTGAAATCTTAAATCCACGGTATTATTCTCCTTCCAAGGCATCCCCAAAGCCCTCCTGTAAAGGTGATCTAAAGGGAATAGAAACCTGAAAGTGTTACCTATGTCTTGCTACAAAAGTGTTACCCATGTCCTGAGGCATACATTTTGCCTATAGCGTATAACGAACTAGGGGAGACGACGTTCCTCGTAGCTGAGCCTCGCAGAGGCGTTAGCGTCGGCGCGTCTTCTTGCGGAGCGAGAAGCGTGACGGAGAGGAATGTGGCGAAGCCCAAGCGAGGCCTCGTGCCGAAGCGAAGCGTTTCCCCGCTGTTATACGCTGTGGCAAATTTATAGATATCTTGTTCCTGGTAAAAATCTTTTTATAGGGTATTCTATTTTTATACTAGGTAAAGAATTAAATATTCCTGCGGTGTAGTCTTCGAAATATGAATAATTTTCAATATTTACTACTCTTTCGGATAATAGTGACAGAAGTTTTGCGGTAAATAAAAGAAGACTATCTTCTCCACAATTTATTTGTTTTAGATATGGAGTATCTATTATTCTTTCTTCCCCATTTATTATTACATTTTTTTCTTCTATGTATTTAAATATAACTACTCCAGCTTCAAGTAAAATAATAAGATCTGGCCAATCGTCATCTAGGACTTCAATTTCTTCCTTCGTTAACTTATCAATGGAATATTTTTTTCCTCCGTTAAAAAAGAAGCCGATACTTGCTGATCTATCTGGAATTATTAACATACCCGATTGTACAATACCTGACTGCAATTCGTAGATACTTTGTTCGATTCGTTGTAGTTCTTCTTTTATGGTTGGATGGTAGTGTTTGGCAATATTCGTTTCTCTAAGTTTATCTGTTTTTAATTTTAGATCGCTTAACTCATCTTGGTTAAAATTTGTTTTAACTTCAACACAAGCTCGAACAGATTCCGTAAAATAAATGCTATTCCCTTGCATTTTAATAGAGGGATAATTATGAGAATCCCAGATTACAACATCCGATTGTGAGGATTCGGATATCATTCCGTGTACAATGCCTGATCCTATATCAAATCTTTTTGGTAAAATTTCTCTTAAATACCGATCGATTATTAGTTCACGGTGGTTTCCATTGATATTAGAATTGCCTGTAATTGCTTGCTTTGATAGAGCCATTAGCTCACCATGCTTTGCTTTAAAAAATTCTTTTAATTTGTTTTGAATTGGTAGAGTCATTTTTTTGCCATTGCGTATAACGAACTAGGGGAGACGACGTTACTCGTAGCTGAGCCTACGTAGTAGGCGTTAGCGTCGGCGCGCCTTCTTGCGGAGCGAGAAGCGTGACGGAGAGGAATGTGGCGTAGCCCAAGCGAGGCCTCGTGCCGAAGCGAAGCGTTTCCCCGCTGTTATACGACGTGTCTAAAGTATATTGAGTAAGTTTTTGATTTCAATGTATTTTTCATTCTTTGATTCCCAGGGATCTGCGTCGAAAAGTAAGTTTGAAAGCCCAATTAAATTTCCTGAAGCTGTTTTTACTATTTGAGCAGATGGAATAATGTTTAGAAAAATAAATATATTTTTAAATGGTATAGTTTGATGTATTTCAATTAATTGGCATGCTATTTTTCTCAATTCAATAGCTCCGTCGTTTACAGTTTTAATGAGATCCTTTTTCTTTGAATTACCATCTACTAATCCGTAAAGATTGCTTGTGTATACAAGATTATAACTTATTTTTCCCTTAATTATCTGAAATTCTTTTAGCGCGGCGAAAACAAAATTATTTAAGATTTGAGATATAACTAGGATAAAAGTAGCGGAGATAATAGTTATACTTGATGATTGGATTAAATATGATGTATTTTCCATGTTTAAGTAATATCAACCTTGCTATAGATAGTTTTTGCCGAAGTTATCAGTTCTTTTGTTATGGATAGATTCCAAGCTCTCATTGTTTTATGCCACCGTTTAAATTTCAAAAATTGATTCCAATTAATTTCTAAAATTCTTTGTAATTCAAATTCATTATTAAATATTACAATCAAAACAAATTCAAATTTTTGCAATTCTGGATTATTGGAATCTGGGTCATTTAATCCATAGAATACACCTGTTAAATTTCCAGAAGTAGCTTTGATACTATATCGTTCGCCTTTTTTACTAATAGCGTCTATATTTTGGGTACCTGGTGGGGCAGCTTGAAGATTTGGCAATCCAGGTGTTTTATTGTATGTTTCTATTGAGATAAATTCAGCTAAATCACCTAAGATATTTTTCGTACGTATGATTTTTCGATTTTTTAACTCTTTTATTATTTCTGAGTAGAGATTAACTATATCTTCGTTTTTTAAATCTTTTAGTATCATTTTGATTTTAGACATGTCGTATAACGAACTAGACTTACCGAAGTTCCCTGACCCTGAGTCCCGAAGGGACGTTAGGGACTGGCACGTAGCTTGCGTATGCGAGCGAGTGACAGAAAGGGAATTTGCCGGAGGCCGAGCGAGGGCTTGTCCCGAAGCGTAGCGGTAAGACGCTGTTATGCGACGTCTGAATTTTCTTATCAATACTCACGTATTAAATACATTTGGTTTTGCTAAAGATTCCATTTCATGGAATAATTTTAAATTCTATTTAAAATTTTATCTAGTTAGTTAGTATAATAATTAACTGAAAGATATACTTATTTATATGATTATTTTCAAGATAACTTATTTTAATGATATATCGACTAAATAGATATTTTTAAATTAAAAGGTTTTGTAATCTTTCAAATTCTCTTTCATATGTTTTTCAATTTGTGAGATTAGATACTGAACATCAATTTTTTCATTATTTTCAATTATTTTTGAAATTATAGTAATTACACCAATATAGTATAATGTTTTCTCTATAGAAATAACTAAATCTTTTCCATATTCATCTTCTATGGTAATCCATTTCATTTTGTGTTTTTCAACAAAATAATCTCCAAGTAAAACTCCAAATCCATATAAAATATATTCATTAGTATTTTTATTTGTCAGATTGATAGCATCCTGTAACAATTCTATAGATATTGGTTTCGAAATTTCCTTTTTAGTTTTCTCTTTTATGAATTTGATTGCTTCATGTCTTAAGTAATTTAATTGCTCTTTTTCTTCGTTAGAAGGATTGAAAATTGCGATATTTTTATCTTTATAAATAGGCTGAGGCATTAAGTCCATTGTTAGTGAAATTTATAAGATGCTTAAAATTGTGAAAATTCTTTTTTTCATACTTTGATTCTAAATAGATTTTTTCAGATGTCGCATAACGAACTAGGCTTATCGACGTTGGTCGTAGGTGAGCCTGCTTTGCAGGCGTTACCGTCGGCGCGTTTTCTTGCTAAGGCAAGAAACGTGACGGAGACCAATGTGGCAAAGCCCGAGCGAGGGTAAACGAAGTGAATCCCGAAGCGTAGCGATAAGCCGCAGTTATGCGAAGTAAAAAGGCATTTTCTTATGGTATTTTTTATTATAAAACTAAACACCTCATTTATTCGGTGCGAGTTCACCATACCAGTAAGAAGCAGTCACTCCACCATCCATAAGAAAGTCACTGCCAGTGATAAATGTTCCTTCAGGTCCCATCAATAAGGCACCAACTGCGCCGACCTCATCAGGGGTACCAGCACGTCCAGCCGCGGATAGCTCGATCATATGACGATATCCATCACCGCGTGGACCTTTAAGTTCATCTCGAGCAAGTGGAGTGTAAATTATTCCAGGACTAATCGTATTGACTCTTGCGCCGCGTTTACTCCAACGCACTGCTTCGGCCATTACTCTCAACGAGTTTCCGCGTTTTGAGATTTGGTAAGCATAGAGTGGATCAGTTATCAAATCCAATTGGAGCATGGGAAGATCCAGTAATTCATCGGCGGGTGTAATAGCCAGTGCTTGGTTTAGTTCAGGCGAAAGTGCCGGCAGGCGATGCCCTGATTGTGAAGAGATAACCACGCAAGATCCGCCTAGTGCGATGACATTTCCGAATTCTTCCAACACTAAGGCTGTACCATACAAATCAACTTTTAAAATCGTCTCAGGCGTTGCCTGAGACGGTGAAACTCCAGCCGCGTGTATAACGCCTGTAATATTTCCAATTTCAGAAGATTTCTGGACGAGAGCGCGAATTGAATTGCGGGAGGATACGTCGACTATTGATGTGCTTACATCAAACCCTGCATTCCGCATTACTTCAGCTGCCGCATCAGCATTTTCTATTTTCAAATCAGCCAACAATACATGTTTACCATAGCTAACCCGTCGGGCGACAGCCTGGCCAATCGATCCTGCACCAATAACTACAATTACATTTTTCATATTTTTCTCCACCATTAGACCTGTTCATACAAGTATCGGTTATTATGAGATATGCAAAACTTTTCCATATGGATTATTTGGCTTTTTATTTCGCATAACGAAATAGCCTTAACGACGTAGGCTGGCCCTGAGTCCCGGAACGGGACGTTAGGGACTGGAACGACACTTGCGTAAGCAAGGGGAGTGCCAGAAGCCTATGTGTCGCAGACCGAGCGAGGGCCTGTCCCGAAGCGAAGCGTTAAGGCGCTGTTATACGCAGTGACTTGGTTATTAAGGAATATTTTGATATTGAGTAATATTTATTAAGTCTGATTTATTTTCATATAAAAAAGCTACGCTAAATTTTGCACGTGTAATGGCGACATAAAGCTTAGATTTTGTCGAAGTAGCAAGTTTCTCTATTTTACCTAGTTTTAGAAAATCATTTATGGGACCATTAGGTAATATCAAGACTCTTTCAAAAGTAAGTCCTTTGACACTTCCAAAGTTTAGAGCGTTTCCATGTAAAAATTTAGTTGATTTTGAATATCGGAGTACGACTGGATTATATTTTTTTAAATATACTTCGAGATCGGCAAGTTTTAGAAAAAATATTCCTGTGTGCTCTACTATTTCTTCTAATTTTGATTTAGTCTTTGGATAATTTGGATATAAATTATCTGCAAATTGACAAATAGTCTCATGGCATCTATAGCTAAAGTTACGATCAATTATTTGGCATTTTCCAGTAGTCTCCCAGTCCTTAAAAAGGTCGACAATGCTCTCGCCTCTGAATTTTTTATATTTGGCAGAATTGTTTGTGCTGAAAACACCTTGTCTAGGATCGCCGACGAAATGAATTTCAATGTTTGATTCTAATAATAATTCAATAAAATCTAGATCATAGCCCGCCAGGTCTTGGATTTCATCTATACATAAAAAATCATATTGTTGCTCGAGTCGTTGAATAACTAATCCATTCGATTTTTTGTTTATTTCAATGATAAATTCACTAATTTTATCGCTATAGATATATTTTCCGTCAAAGAAGAAATATTTTTCTACGTTTGATTTGTTTGCATATAGAGCAGATTTACCTTCTACAAAAAATAGAGACTCTATTCTGTTTTTTTCATATAAGAAATTTTGATAAGGTCTGGCACATTCTCTTATTAAAAATGAATACCAACTCATTATTTCAATGTTTTTGGGAATGCATTGATTCTTTTTGATAAATTTCTTTTGAATTTCATTTAAATTTTCTGTAGTATAAGTGGTAATTAATCCCTTTCTCTCTTTTTCATTTATTGCGTTATTAACTAAGTAAGTTGTCTTACCAGAGCCAGCGGAAGAGATATGAATATACTTATTGGAAGGCATCTAATATATATTTAGGATAATTAATCTTCCTATCGGATTTAAAAATTCTTAGTGCGACATCAGTTTTATTACCTACCATATATTTTATTAGATCATCTTTTGAACTGAATTCTTTGTCTAAAATTTTATTTAGGATGTCTAGTTCGTTGACTTTAACTAGCTGTGGCTCGAGAGTTGGACTGGAAATATCTGAATCAAATAGAATCCTTATAAACTGGAAATTTTCAAAAGCTTTATACTTTTTCTTAATAGCATCAATGTTTTGATCATTGTCCGTTAATACTACAGTTTCGATTTTTAATCTTTGAGAGATTTCTAAAAATCTTTTAAATGCTAAGGAGTTAACAGAAATTACATCGATCCCATCGTCAATTGGAAGTTTGTTATTTAAATCAAAATATGCTCGTTGAACAATTAATTCATCAGAGGGACCTTCAACTAAAATTGCTTTTCTACCTAAGATTAGCCGCAATGTCTCATATCCAGGTAGTTTTTCAAAATAATCTGAAGTATCACTTGGGATATCGTCCAGTCGTAAATGAGAATTTTGACTAAATAAAATTACATTTTCTAATCTTAATTTGTTAAGTACGTAACTACTATGAGTAGTAATGAATACCTGCTTTCCTTTACATTTTTTTTCTATATAATCAATAAGCTTTGACATATTTGTATAAGATAAATGATTCTCAGGTTCTTCGATCAAAAAAACGAATGAATTTGTGAGTGAATTTTCGAGTGATACTTTTATTTTTAAAGTACTTTGTTCTCCTTTCCCTGTATATGTAAAAGGGATATCAGCTAAATATGGAATGATTCCATTCTCCCAAGATGACTTTGCAGAATTGTCAACAGAAATTGATAATTCTTTGTCACTAACTTCTCCATTTAATTTTTTCAACTCATCGTTTATTTCTTTAATTTTTGGATTCTCGGCAAATTCCTCTTTTAGTTTTCTAAAAGCTAGAGAAAGGTCGACTTTTTCTTTTGTAGTAAGTTTGTCATTAATTAGTCGCGATAAATATTTGTCAGTTCCGCTATTGTTCTTTATTAATGAGGCGTCGATAAAGCTTGATCCAAATGGTTGGCTTCGGTGAGTTATCGTGTTTCCTGCAAAAGATATCCATTGAGAAGAATAATACTCAGTTGGTAAAGTCCTTACCTGGGAAGGATCTTTAATATATTCTTTATACTCTTCTGAATATGCTTGATCAAACTCAATTTTGAGAGCTACTCCAGGTACATTTAATTTTAAAGAATTGTTGGTCCCTTTTAAACTTGTTAAATTTGAAAAATCCTTGAAATAAATTTCTATTTTAATTGATGGTGGTGGAAGTATGTTATCCGTAGGCAGTGAGTTTAGATATTGATCAGTAATTTCTTTGTTAAATAGATAAGGAGAAATTTCATTTTGAATTAATTTACCATTTAACGTTGCCGTTAACCCAAGATGCATTGCCTCAAGGAGAGAGCTTTTTCCAACATCATTATTACCAACAATTATATTTAATCCTTCTCTGAGACTCAGATCACAATTCTTTAACGATTTATAACCTTTGATTATAATTTGATTTAGCATTATTTTTAATTCCTATTTGGAGTTTGCAAAGTCATTGCGTATAACGAACTAGACTTACCGAAGTTCCCCGCCCCTGAGTCCCGCCGGGACGTTAGGGACTGGCATGTAGCTTGCGTAAGCAAGGCGAATGCCAGAAGGGGAATTTGCCGCAGGCCGAGCGAGGGCTCGTCCCGAAGCGTAGCGGTAAGTCGCTGTTATGCGAAGTAATTTTATTATTAAATAGCTATACCAGCATAGATGGTAATATTAAAGAATTTTCTAGTTCCATAGTCGCTTTTATCACTATATAATTGATCAAAAATGTAATCACTTGGTAAACCATTATAATATTGCGGAATGAAAGTATAATGATTATTGATCTTACTTGCGGAAAGAATTCCATAATTAATTTCTGTACCTAAAAGAATATGTTCAAAAAATTCTTTTCTATATCCTAATCCGATGCTAAATAAGTATTTATCAGATGAAGTGGTAGTTTTTGAATACGGTAGAACTTCGGAATTATTTAGAAAAATTTTGAACTTTCTATTATCTTCCTTATATCCTGTTAATAAACCTAACTCTAAATTTGAATATAAATTTCCAAAGAAAAAATACTGAGTTTTAATCGTAAAAAGGTCATTGAATTTGGTCTTATTATTTTGAAAATAATCAACTGAATTATTGGAACTTTGATTTAAGTTTTCACTAGAATTGGATTTTTCACCATTTCTTAATGAAATTCCCAAGTATAAATTATTCGTTATGCCATAAAGTATATTGAATCTTGGTTTCGAATACATAAATGTACTAACGTAAGTGTGTATTCTTTTTCTGTCTTTAATTGGATTGCTTTCTGAAGTAGTTTCTGCAAATACAGAGCATGGTAAAACGTAAAAGAATGATATTATTGTTAGAATATGGGTTAGATTTCTTTTTATTTTCATTTTTTTTTTAAATATATTTTAAATTATTTCGCATAACGAACTAGACTTACCGAAGTTCCCCGAACCTGAGTCCCGAAGGGACGTTAGGGACTGGCACGTAGCTTGCGTATGCGAGCGAGTGACAGAAGGGGAATTTGCCGGAGGCCGAGCGAGGCCTTGTGCCGAAGCGTAGCGGTAAGTCGCTGTTATGCGTAGTTTGACTTCTAATCAATTATACCTTCTTTTTTTTCCCATTTTTTTAGAAACATATCATCCCAAATATCTAATATATAAAATTTTCTTCGCTTAGATGGTATCTTTGATAATAATTTATTGAAACTGGTTATTAATTCTATTTTTGAACGAATAGTAATTTTTTTATCTGTTAGTAAAATAAATTTGATATCGGAAGGGAAATCACTTGTCTCAGCAATAAGTAGTCTAATTTCAGAACGTAGAGTATCCCAATTTATGTGTTCTTCATTTTTAGAGATATAGTAGTAATTGAGAATTGTTTCTTTATTAGAATCTAATTTCCAAAATAGTCTAAAAGATCCTTCTGAACCTGGGATTTCAAATTCTTTTTTTCCGTTATCGAAATAAATTGAATGCTTTGTATAAGTACGTTGCGCTTCAAGCCTGTCGATTCTCGCAATTCTTTCGAATCGTTCAGATAAATTATTTTGTTTTTCTTTTTTTGAAATTGGAGTAATTTGATGTTCTATCTCTTTTGTTTCGCGTTTTTTTAACTTCTCTAATACTGGATTATCAATTAGATCAGGTGTTTCGAATATTTCTTTTATAAAAGAATTTAATGAGTCCGAGAAGATTTTAGCTCCTTTGGCCGAATTGTCATATATTATAGTTCTATAATCTTTTAAATCAAAAGGTATGAATTCTTCGCTTTGAGCTATTAATATTGTTCTATTGCTTAAAGCATGTCGTACACCTAACTCATAAAAAACATTGGGATTGAAGTCCGTTAAATCTGCGATCACTATATAGCTATTTGCAATTT
Proteins encoded in this window:
- a CDS encoding DUF3806 domain-containing protein — translated: MPQPIYKDKNIAIFNPSNEEKEQLNYLRHEAIKFIKEKTKKEISKPISIELLQDAINLTNKNTNEYILYGFGVLLGDYFVEKHKMKWITIEDEYGKDLVISIEKTLYYIGVITIISKIIENNEKIDVQYLISQIEKHMKENLKDYKTF
- a CDS encoding UvrD-helicase domain-containing protein produces the protein MPSNKYIHISSAGSGKTTYLVNNAINEKERKGLITTYTTENLNEIQKKFIKKNQCIPKNIEIMSWYSFLIRECARPYQNFLYEKNRIESLFFVEGKSALYANKSNVEKYFFFDGKYIYSDKISEFIIEINKKSNGLVIQRLEQQYDFLCIDEIQDLAGYDLDFIELLLESNIEIHFVGDPRQGVFSTNNSAKYKKFRGESIVDLFKDWETTGKCQIIDRNFSYRCHETICQFADNLYPNYPKTKSKLEEIVEHTGIFFLKLADLEVYLKKYNPVVLRYSKSTKFLHGNALNFGSVKGLTFERVLILPNGPINDFLKLGKIEKLATSTKSKLYVAITRAKFSVAFLYENKSDLINITQYQNIP
- a CDS encoding SDR family oxidoreductase, whose amino-acid sequence is MKNVIVVIGAGSIGQAVARRVSYGKHVLLADLKIENADAAAEVMRNAGFDVSTSIVDVSSRNSIRALVQKSSEIGNITGVIHAAGVSPSQATPETILKVDLYGTALVLEEFGNVIALGGSCVVISSQSGHRLPALSPELNQALAITPADELLDLPMLQLDLITDPLYAYQISKRGNSLRVMAEAVRWSKRGARVNTISPGIIYTPLARDELKGPRGDGYRHMIELSAAGRAGTPDEVGAVGALLMGPEGTFITGSDFLMDGGVTASYWYGELAPNK
- a CDS encoding ATP-dependent nuclease, yielding MLNQIIIKGYKSLKNCDLSLREGLNIIVGNNDVGKSSLLEAMHLGLTATLNGKLIQNEISPYLFNKEITDQYLNSLPTDNILPPPSIKIEIYFKDFSNLTSLKGTNNSLKLNVPGVALKIEFDQAYSEEYKEYIKDPSQVRTLPTEYYSSQWISFAGNTITHRSQPFGSSFIDASLIKNNSGTDKYLSRLINDKLTTKEKVDLSLAFRKLKEEFAENPKIKEINDELKKLNGEVSDKELSISVDNSAKSSWENGIIPYLADIPFTYTGKGEQSTLKIKVSLENSLTNSFVFLIEEPENHLSYTNMSKLIDYIEKKCKGKQVFITTHSSYVLNKLRLENVILFSQNSHLRLDDIPSDTSDYFEKLPGYETLRLILGRKAILVEGPSDELIVQRAYFDLNNKLPIDDGIDVISVNSLAFKRFLEISQRLKIETVVLTDNDQNIDAIKKKYKAFENFQFIRILFDSDISSPTLEPQLVKVNELDILNKILDKEFSSKDDLIKYMVGNKTDVALRIFKSDRKINYPKYILDAFQ
- a CDS encoding DUF6602 domain-containing protein; this translates as MTLPIQNKLKEFFKAKHGELMALSKQAITGNSNINGNHRELIIDRYLREILPKRFDIGSGIVHGMISESSQSDVVIWDSHNYPSIKMQGNSIYFTESVRACVEVKTNFNQDELSDLKLKTDKLRETNIAKHYHPTIKEELQRIEQSIYELQSGIVQSGMLIIPDRSASIGFFFNGGKKYSIDKLTKEEIEVLDDDWPDLIILLEAGVVIFKYIEEKNVIINGEERIIDTPYLKQINCGEDSLLLFTAKLLSLLSERVVNIENYSYFEDYTAGIFNSLPSIKIEYPIKRFLPGTRYL